The Candidatus Tanganyikabacteria bacterium DNA window GGCCCGCCGCAGCGGTACGTCAGGGGCGCGGCACGGTGTCCGCGGCCCAACGAAGCATCGCCACGAGATCGGTGGGCCGAGAACATGCTTCTGGCCGCGCGATCGGCATAGATTGCCGAATTGGCTCCATCGGCTCGCTGGATCCCGGGCCGCCTGTCGTGTTCTACCATGCCGGCACCGGCATCACCCAGGCCGAGTACGGGACCGTGACCGCCCTGGTCAGCTCTGCCCTGAGCGCGGACCGCGATCCCCTGGACCTCATCACCTGGGATGGGACCACCTTCAAGATGAAGAGCGGCCCACTGGGCCCCCCGCCATACGTCTCCGACGCGGCGCCGGTCCCCCTGGTCGTCGGCGGAACGGTCACCGTCACGGGAGGAAACTTCCAATCGGTCCTGGCGAGCAACAGCGTGACGATCGCCGGAGTTCCCGTGACGCTCTCGACGGGCTCTCCCACGCAGCTGAGAGGCACGGTACCGGCCGGCGCCCGCAGCGGCTTCCTCCAGGTCGCGACGGTGACCGGGGCCGCGACCTTCGATGTGACGGTCCTCCAGAACGTGGGCGGAGAGATCAACAAGGCCGGCTCCCTGCCGGCGTCGGCGGCCGGCGCCAACGTCAGCGGCGGTGTGTTCAGCCGCCTGTGGGAATCCTCTTGGCCCGATTCGAAAGATCCCCAAGGAATCAGATGAACCAGCGAGGTTTCCGCTTCTCCCCGGCCCTTTCCGGGCCCCTTGCGATGGCGCTTGCCGCCGCGATCGCCGGCGCGGGCTGCGACGAACCCACGCGGCGCGCTCGTACGGGTTCGGGCCTCGATCCCGGAGCGCTCCGGGCCACGCCGACGCCGGCCGGGAGTGCCGATCCCGCCGTGACGCCCACGCCGACGGCCTCGGCGACGAGCGTCGCCGCCACCGGGAGTCCGTCGCCGGGAGCCACCGGAACGGTGGCGCCGGCCACCGGGAGCGCTTCCCCGACTCCGACGCCGTCACCCGGCGCTTCCGGCGGCGGCGGAGCGTCGCCCGTCCCCACGATCGACCCGGCGAGTCCGTCACAGGCCGTGTTCTTCACCACGCCGGGGTCCACCTTCCGCATCACCCTGCCGCCCGATCCCACCAGCACGGCTCCCCCCGCCAACCTGCCGACCACGGTCAAACTCGCGGCTTACGTGCTGCTCGGCGACAGCGTGAGCACCTCGAGCGCGATCCTCTGGAAGTCGAGCGACCCGACCATCGCGAAGGTCGATGCGACGGGCCTGGTGACCGCGGTGGGGCGGGGCGCCGGTGTCGCGCCCTGGTACACGGTGATCAGCGCCGTCGCCGCCGACAACCTCGCGAGTGCGAGCCGCACGGTCGAGGTGGTCGCGGACGGCGAGATCGGCGTGTCGGTGGAGTAGGGGGCGAACGATGAGAAAACTCCTCTCGACCCTGGCGGCGGCCTCGCTCGTGGCGGCCTGCGCGGTCTCGCCGCTGCGCGCCGGCACCGCTCGGCCGGCGGCCCCGAGCGACATGGGCGCGGTCGACCCGCCGGCAGGCGCGGCTCCGGCGAATCCGGCCGAGGAAGCTTTAGGCACGGGGCAGCCTGCGCACGCCGATCCCGGCGGTACCGGCGAGATCCTCGTGGCCATACGCTGGCCCGGCTACCAGGCCCAGGCGCTGCCGGCCTCGGCCGCGACCGTCGATATCACCGTTTCGACCGGCTCGACGCAGATCGCGTCGCTGCCGATCGGCCGGCCGACGGCGACCGGTTCGATCTCGAAGGTGCCCGAGGGGGCGTACTGGGTCAAGGCGCAGGCGTGGCGCTACGCGAGCGCCACCAACAAGACCAAGACGACCGTCGCCGAGGCCACCGCGTCGGTTGCCGTCAAGGCCAACCGCCGCTCCCAGGCCGCGCTCACCCTGGCCCTGAAGTACCCGCCCGCCCTGACGGGACTGACCATCACGCCGGACTGCCCGGACTACCGGCTCACCGGCGCCGGGACCAATCTCAAGCCGTTTGTCGACGTGAGCCCGAAGGTCCTGCTGGGCGGCCAGATCGTCACGAATCTCGAGGACTACGGCAACACGTCCTTCGAGTTCGTCCTCCCCGCCGGAACCCCCGCCACGGCCAGCGTGGCGCTGGAGGTGGACGGAATCGGTGTCGCCACCGTGTCCAAGGCCTACGACAAGGTCGCCTTGATCAAGTTCGCCACCGACAGCGTGACCGTGGCCAGGAACGCCACGGCCGCGCTGGCGGCGACGGCGTTCGAGGATGCCGCGGGGACGGCCACCGCCGGAGCGCGGGTCCGCTGGGATATCGTCCCGGGCGGGACGCTCGCGGCCGGCACCCACTACTCGTTTGGCGACACGGGCCGTTTCGACGCCCTGGACACGGCCGGCACGGCCTGGATCAAGGCCTAC harbors:
- a CDS encoding IPT/TIG domain-containing protein, with the protein product MFYHAGTGITQAEYGTVTALVSSALSADRDPLDLITWDGTTFKMKSGPLGPPPYVSDAAPVPLVVGGTVTVTGGNFQSVLASNSVTIAGVPVTLSTGSPTQLRGTVPAGARSGFLQVATVTGAATFDVTVLQNVGGEINKAGSLPASAAGANVSGGVFSRLWESSWPDSKDPQGIR
- a CDS encoding Ig-like domain-containing protein yields the protein MNQRGFRFSPALSGPLAMALAAAIAGAGCDEPTRRARTGSGLDPGALRATPTPAGSADPAVTPTPTASATSVAATGSPSPGATGTVAPATGSASPTPTPSPGASGGGGASPVPTIDPASPSQAVFFTTPGSTFRITLPPDPTSTAPPANLPTTVKLAAYVLLGDSVSTSSAILWKSSDPTIAKVDATGLVTAVGRGAGVAPWYTVISAVAADNLASASRTVEVVADGEIGVSVE